In one window of Paraflavitalea soli DNA:
- a CDS encoding winged helix-turn-helix transcriptional regulator produces the protein MAAIYSPIDTFLQVIKGKYKVKILIYLSDKNRRYSEIRRKFPLMSERILIKQLKELEGEGIIAKAVTGHKPPLKVQYSITPYGATVCPIIKQMWFWGEQHENQLR, from the coding sequence ATGGCTGCCATTTATAGTCCTATTGATACTTTTTTACAGGTGATCAAGGGCAAGTACAAAGTGAAGATATTGATCTATTTGTCCGATAAGAACCGTCGCTACAGCGAGATCAGGCGAAAGTTTCCTCTAATGAGCGAGCGTATCCTGATCAAGCAATTGAAAGAGCTGGAAGGGGAGGGCATCATTGCCAAGGCGGTTACAGGCCACAAGCCGCCCCTGAAAGTACAGTATTCCATCACCCCTTATGGTGCTACGGTGTGTCCCATTATCAAACAAATGTGGTTCTGGGGCGAACAGCATGAAAACCAGCTTCGCTAA
- a CDS encoding GNAT family N-acetyltransferase, with protein sequence MLTAVDQQLKIVPYEPAHREAFRQLNQAWITRYFRLEEADNRALNDPEGYILNKGGFIFMALWEGAVVGACALIKVNQRVFELAKMAVSETVQGKGIGYALGKACIDKAKELGIKKVELLSNTRLQPAIHLYKKLGFIEVPLPPTEYERADIKMEIHLQDLMKAVMIIASDLPAGLAINTAAVLGASLGNKLPYMIAEDLQNASGGRHAGLTWIPLPMLKATREDIKRICGEAKQQGGLLVIDLSEVAQTARSYETYKASLEGLEEAEINYSGIAVYGDKTTINRLTRKLELYK encoded by the coding sequence ATGCTTACAGCAGTAGATCAGCAGTTGAAGATCGTGCCTTATGAGCCCGCACACCGGGAAGCATTCCGCCAGTTGAACCAGGCATGGATCACCCGGTATTTCCGCCTGGAAGAGGCTGATAACCGGGCGCTCAATGATCCGGAAGGATACATCCTTAACAAGGGAGGATTTATTTTCATGGCCCTTTGGGAAGGCGCTGTAGTGGGTGCCTGTGCGCTGATCAAGGTAAACCAGCGGGTATTTGAACTGGCCAAGATGGCGGTATCGGAAACGGTACAGGGTAAAGGCATTGGTTACGCACTGGGCAAAGCCTGTATCGATAAGGCCAAAGAACTTGGTATCAAGAAAGTAGAATTGTTGTCCAATACCCGTCTCCAGCCTGCCATACACCTCTATAAGAAACTGGGCTTTATTGAAGTGCCATTACCGCCCACAGAATATGAACGGGCTGATATTAAAATGGAGATCCACCTGCAGGACCTGATGAAGGCGGTGATGATCATTGCCAGCGATCTGCCGGCCGGGCTGGCCATTAATACAGCCGCTGTGCTGGGTGCATCATTGGGTAATAAACTGCCTTATATGATAGCAGAAGACCTGCAAAATGCTTCCGGCGGCAGGCATGCAGGGCTTACCTGGATTCCCCTGCCTATGTTGAAAGCTACCAGGGAGGATATAAAACGAATTTGTGGAGAAGCAAAACAGCAAGGTGGGCTGCTCGTTATTGATCTATCCGAAGTTGCACAAACAGCGCGTAGTTATGAGACCTACAAAGCTTCGCTGGAAGGATTGGAAGAAGCGGAGATCAATTACAGTGGCATAGCAGTATATGGTGATAAAACAACGATCAACAGGCTGACCCGCAAGCTGGAATTATATAAGTGA
- the sucD gene encoding succinate--CoA ligase subunit alpha yields the protein MSILVNKQSKILVQGFTGTEGTFHATQMIEYGTNVVGGVTPNKGGTTHLDRPVFNTVAEAVHTTGANVSIIFVPPAFAADAIMEAAEAGIGLVVCITEGIPVQDMVKAKLFLQSTGTRLIGPNCPGVITAGECKVGIMPGFVFKKGKIGIVSKSGTLTYEASDQVAKAGLGVSTAVGIGGDPIIGTTTKEALEMFMNDPETEGIVMIGEIGGGMEAEAARWYKEQKVKKPVVGFIAGQTAPPGRRMGHAGAIVGGAEDTAAAKMAIMEECGINVVSSPADIGATMARIIKK from the coding sequence ATGAGCATATTAGTTAACAAACAATCAAAGATACTGGTGCAAGGCTTTACCGGTACGGAAGGCACTTTTCATGCTACGCAAATGATCGAATACGGAACGAATGTGGTAGGCGGCGTTACGCCCAATAAAGGCGGCACTACCCACCTGGATCGCCCTGTTTTCAATACAGTAGCTGAAGCTGTACATACTACAGGCGCTAATGTATCGATCATATTTGTACCTCCCGCTTTTGCAGCCGACGCTATTATGGAAGCCGCTGAAGCTGGTATTGGCCTCGTGGTTTGTATTACTGAAGGTATTCCTGTACAGGACATGGTAAAAGCTAAACTGTTCCTGCAGAGTACCGGCACAAGACTGATCGGTCCCAACTGTCCCGGTGTGATCACTGCCGGCGAATGCAAAGTAGGCATCATGCCCGGTTTTGTATTCAAAAAAGGCAAGATCGGTATCGTTTCCAAATCCGGAACGCTTACCTATGAAGCTTCTGACCAGGTTGCCAAGGCCGGCTTAGGTGTTTCTACCGCAGTAGGTATCGGTGGCGATCCCATCATTGGTACTACTACCAAAGAAGCCCTGGAAATGTTCATGAACGATCCAGAAACTGAAGGTATCGTGATGATCGGAGAAATTGGTGGTGGCATGGAAGCAGAAGCCGCCCGCTGGTACAAAGAGCAAAAGGTGAAAAAACCGGTAGTAGGTTTCATCGCCGGTCAAACCGCTCCTCCCGGACGCCGCATGGGCCACGCCGGCGCCATCGTAGGCGGTGCAGAAGATACAGCTGCCGCAAAAATGGCCATCATGGAAGAGTGCGGGATCAATGTAGTATCAAGCCCGGCAGATATTGGCGCTACTATGGCCAGGATCATCAAGAAGTAA
- a CDS encoding DUF4476 domain-containing protein encodes MKKIFTLALLVITYTTFAHPNDGKVSVTNLSSNRIIVEVDGKQVSNRANDGDDFLLIPAVSAGFHAIKVYAAPIKSSVSYGIKKQTLIFQKNMNVRPQYHIDIVINRFGRVLFDELSMKDPNYVNTDNYDQNNDRDRYPGRNPDRPDRNPGRDPYPDNDNRYGRPMSDQSFAALKATLTNERFDNSRVTIAKQVIDQNYFTADQVKQLLQMYSFDNYKLDLAKYAYKNTVNKQDYFILYEVFSFSSSKDDLANFIRQFK; translated from the coding sequence ATGAAAAAGATTTTTACCCTTGCTTTACTGGTGATTACCTATACCACTTTTGCTCATCCCAATGATGGAAAAGTGAGTGTTACCAATCTTAGCAGCAACCGCATCATAGTGGAAGTAGATGGGAAACAGGTCAGCAACCGTGCTAATGATGGTGACGACTTTTTGCTCATCCCGGCTGTATCGGCAGGTTTTCACGCCATCAAAGTGTATGCTGCTCCTATCAAAAGCTCAGTCAGTTATGGCATCAAAAAGCAAACCCTCATCTTTCAGAAAAACATGAATGTAAGGCCTCAATATCATATTGATATTGTGATCAACCGGTTTGGAAGGGTATTGTTTGATGAGTTGTCCATGAAAGATCCCAACTATGTGAATACGGACAACTATGATCAGAATAATGATCGTGACAGGTATCCCGGCCGCAATCCTGATCGTCCTGATCGCAACCCGGGCCGCGACCCCTACCCTGATAATGATAACAGGTATGGTCGTCCTATGAGCGATCAGTCCTTTGCAGCCCTCAAGGCCACCCTTACCAATGAGCGTTTCGACAACTCAAGGGTTACCATTGCCAAGCAGGTGATCGACCAGAATTATTTTACCGCCGACCAGGTAAAGCAATTGTTGCAGATGTATTCTTTCGACAACTATAAGCTCGACCTGGCCAAATATGCCTACAAGAATACCGTGAATAAACAGGATTATTTCATACTGTATGAAGTATTCTCATTCAGCAGCAGTAAGGATGACCTGGCCAATTTTATCCGGCAGTTCAAATAA